One genomic region from Prunus persica cultivar Lovell chromosome G3, Prunus_persica_NCBIv2, whole genome shotgun sequence encodes:
- the LOC18783981 gene encoding pentatricopeptide repeat-containing protein At5g39980, chloroplastic has product MQVGISSSFSLPLLPHNKTHNYTSIPFTFKGREGKPRARFPPIAFSASSTTKHVWRRTPQLKTTPSSPPSHQLTQKRHPRNQQGPSHLDHSIDMDELLSSIGQTQNEQELYSLMSTYKGRQLSIRFMVSLLSREPDWQRSLAILDWINEEALYTPSVFAYNVVIRNVLRAKQWEIAHGLFEEMRQRALAPDRYTYSTLITSFGKAGMFDSALSWLQKMEQDHVSGDLVLYSNLIELSRKLCDYSKAISIFSRLKRLGIMPDLVAYNSMINVFGKAKLFREARLLLKEMRAVGVLPDTVSYSTLLSMYIENQKFVEALSVFSEMNEVKCPLDLTTCNIMIDVYGQLDMAKEADRLFWSMRKMGLEPNVVSYNTLLRVYGDAELFGEAIHLFRLMQRMDIEQNVVTYNTMIKIYGKSLEHEKATNLVQEMQNSGIQPNAMTYSTIISIWGKAGKLDRAAMLFQKLRSSGVEIDQVLYQTMIVAYERVGLVAHAKRLLHELKRPDNIPRETAITILAGAGRIEEATWVFRQAFDAGEVKDISVFGCMIDLFSRNRKYANCIEVFEKMRVAGYFPASNVIDLVLNAFGKLREFEKADALYREMQEEGCVFSDEVHFQMLTLYGARKDFKMVEALFKRLMCDPNINKKELHLVVASIYERSNRLNDASRIMNKMNERGILKS; this is encoded by the coding sequence ATGCAAGTCGGCatatcttcttccttctctcttccaTTACTGCCCCACAACAAAACCCATAATTACACCTCCATACCCTTCACCTTCAAGGGGCGCGAAGGAAAACCCAGAGCCCGGTTCCCGCCTATTGCATTCTCAGCTTCTTCAACAACCAAACATGTCTGGAGGAGAACGCCGCAACTCAAAACGACGCCGTCCTCTCCACCCTCCCACCAACTTACCCAGAAACGCCACCCCAGAAATCAGCAAGGACCCTCCCATTTGGACCACAGCATTGACATGGACGAGCTCTTGTCATCAATCGGTCAGACCCAAAACGAGCAAGAGCTGTATTCTCTAATGTCAACCTACAAAGGGAGGCAGCTCTCAATAAGGTTCATGGTTTCGCTGCTCTCGCGCGAGCCTGATTGGCAACGCTCGCTCGCTATTCTCGATTGGATTAACGAGGAAGCTCTGTACACTCCTTCTGTGTTCGCTTACAATGTTGTGATACGCAATGTGCTTCGCGCCAAACAGTGGGAGATTGCACACGGCCTGTTTGAGGAAATGCGCCAAAGGGCGCTTGCACCCGATAGGTACACTTATTCAACTCTTATTACGTCTTTTGGGAAGGCGGGTATGTTTGATTCTGCGCTTTCTTGGCTCCAAAAGATGGAACAAGACCACGTCTCAGGCGATCTTGTTTTGTATAGCAACTTGATTGAGCTATCGCGTAAGTTATGTGATTATTCTAAGGCGATATCGATTTTTTCAAGGTTGAAGAGGCTGGGTATTATGCCGGACCTTGTGGCTTACAACTCGATGATTAATGTGTTTGGGAAGGCTAAGTTGTTCAGAGAGGCTCGACTTCTGCTCAAAGAGATGAGGGCAGTGGGTGTTTTGCCGGATACAGTTAGTTATTCGACGCTTCTAAGTATGTATATTGAGAACCAAAAGTTTGTTGAGGCATTGTCTGTGTTCTCTGAGATGAATGAGGTTAAGTGTCCCCTTGATCTCACCACCTGCAATATTATGATTGATGTTTACGGGCAGCTCGATATGGCTAAGGAAGCTGATAGGTTGTTTTGGAGCATGAGGAAGATGGGACTTGAACCCAATGTTGTTAGTTACAATACTCTTTTGAGGGTTTATGGCGATGCTGAGCTTTTTGGGGAAGCCATCCATCTTTTTCGATTGATGCAGAGAATGGATATTGAGCAGAATGTTGTCACGTACAATACGATGATTAAGATTTACGGGAAGTCCCTTGAGCATGAAAAAGCTACAAATCTTGTGCAAGAAATGCAGAACAGTGGGATTCAGCCAAATGCAATGACATACTCAACGATTATTTCTATATGGGGTAAGGCTGGGAAACTGGATAGGGCAGCAATGCTGTTTCAAAAGCTGAGGAGCTCCGGGGTTGAGATTGATCAGGTTCTTTATCAGACAATGATTGTGGCGTATGAGAGAGTAGGCTTGGTTGCTCATGCTAAGCGTTTACTTCATGAGCTCAAGCGCCCAGACAATATCCCTAGGGAGACTGCAATCACCATTCTTGCAGGAGCTGGTCGCATAGAAGAGGCTACATGGGTTTTCCGCCAGGCTTTTGATGCTGGGGAGGTGAAGGATATATCCGTCTTTGGTTGCATGATAGATCTTTTCTCAAGAAACCGCAAGTACGCAAATTGCATTGAGGTGTTTGAGAAGATGAGAGTGGCAGGATACTTTCCTGCTTCGAATGTGATTGATCTAGTTCTCAATGCTTTTGGAAAGTTACGGGAATTCGAGAAGGCAGATGCTTTATATAGGGAGATGCAGGAAGAAGGCTGTGTTTTCTCTGATGAAGTTCACTTCCAGATGCTTACTCTCTATGGTGCAAGAAAGGATTTTAAGATGGTAGAGGCACTGTTTAAGAGGCTGATGTGTGATCCTAACATCAACAAGAAGGAGTTGCATCTTGTTGTTGCCAGCATCTATGAAAGATCAAACAGACTTAATGATGCATCCCGGATCATGAACAAGATGAATGAAAGAGGAATTTTGAAATCATGA
- the LOC18781743 gene encoding beta-glucuronosyltransferase GlcAT14B, with amino-acid sequence MKKLKSYYTHLRHHQSMELKWIFPLAIGSIVSLFLLFLTTLTSPDGTPLLPFYRSFSISSSVFIESKLHPLPVSYLPPPPRFAYFISGSNGDGKMLKRTLQALYHPHNRYVVHLDLEAPPEERLDLQNYVSTHPVFVKFGNVKMITKANLVTYRGPTMVANTLHAAAILLKEGGDWDWFINLSASDYPLVTQDDLLHTFSYLPRDLNFIDHTSNIGWKEYQRAKPIIVDPGLYMTKKADVFWVTQRRSVPTAFKLFTGSAWMALSKPFVDYCIWGWDNLPRTVLMYYANFLSSPEGYFHTVICNAQEFRNTTVNSDLHFITWDNPPKQHPHHLNLGDMQRMIDSKAPFARKFHQDDPVLDKIDSELLFKGPGMLVPGGWCIGKRDNGSDPCSVVGNTTVLRPSPGAKRLEVLISSLLSNENFRSKQCK; translated from the exons ATGAAGAAGCTAAAGAGCTATTACACGCATCTGAGGCACCACCAGTCCATGGAGCTCAAATGGATCTTCCCTTTGGCCATAGGCTCCAtcgtctctctcttccttctcttcctcaccACGCTCACTTCACCTGACGGCACGCCTCTGCTTCCCTTCTACCGCTCCTTTTCCATCTCCAGCTCCGTTTTCATCGAATCCAAGCTCCACCCACTGCCCGTTTCTTATCTCCCGCCTCCTCCGCGCTTCGCTTACTTCATCTCCGGCTCCAATGGCGATGGCAAAATGCTCAAGCGGACCCTTCAAGCCCTTTACCACCCTCACAACCGCTATGTGGTTCACTTGGACCTCGAGGCACCGCCCGAGGAGCGTCTGGATCTGCAGAATTACGTTTCTACCCACCCTGTTTTTGTAAAGTTCGGCAATGTGAAGATGATCACCAAGGCCAATCTCGTCACTTACAGGGGTCCGACTATGGTGGCCAACACGCTTCACGCTGCCGCTATTTTGTTGAAGGAAGGCGGCGATTGGGATTGGTTTATCAATCTCAGTGCTTCTGATTACCCACTTGTTACTCAGGATG ATCTGCTGCACACGTTCTCATACTTACCGCGCGATCTCAATTTCATCGATCATACTAGCAACATTGGGTGGAAAGA GTACCAAAGAGCAAAACCGATAATTGTAGATCCAGGGTTGTATATGACAAAAAAAGCTGATGTTTTTTGGGTTACACAGCGAAGGAGTGTGCCAACAGCTTTCAAACTCTTTACAG GTTCTGCGTGGATGGCACTTTCTAAGCCTTTTGTTGATTACTGCATATGGGGATGGGACAACCTACCTCGAACTGTTCTCATGTATTATGCAAACTTTTTATCATCTCCCGAAGGATACTTCCACACCGTCATTTGTAATGCTCAAGAGTTCCGCAACACAACTGTGAATAGTGATCTGCATTTCATAACATGGGACAACCCTCCAAAGCAACACCCTCACCACCTCAACCTTGGAGACATGCAAAGGATGATTGACAGCAAGGCTCCCTTTGCAAGAAAGTTTCACCAAGATGATCCAGTGCTTGACAAAATCGATTCTGAGTTGTTGTTTAAGGGTCCAGGTATGCTTGTTCCTGGTGGTTGGTGCATAGGAAAAAGGGACAATGGGTCTGATCCATGCTCTGTTGTTGGTAACACTACAGTCCTCAGGCCTAGCCCTGGAGCAAAACGGCTAGAAGTTTTGATCAGCTCTCTATTGTCTAACGAGAATTTCCGATCAAAACAGTGCAAATGA